From the Falsirhodobacter halotolerans genome, the window GCCTCGGCGATGAACGCGCGACGGTCGGCCTCGCCATCGTCGGGAACGTGAACCGCACGGGCCGCGTCCTCTTGCCCGGCAAGCACGAGGATCAACATGAGATTGCGGTAATGCCGCCGCTCGGACCGGGGGGAGGTTGTGACGGCGCGCGCCGTCTCAGCCCCCGCGGCGGGCTGGCCCGCCAGCGCCTGCGCCAGCGCGATGTTGGACTGCGTGTCCAGATTGGCCGGTTCCAGCTTCAGGGCCTGACGGAACGCGGCCTCCGCCTCGGGCGGTTGGCCCGTCAGGATCAGCGCTGTTCCCAGCCGGTTGTAGGCCGCCGAGCTGCGCACCTTGGGCGCCGCGATGGCCAGCGTGCGGGCCGCGCCCTCCACCTGATCCGCGCGCAACTGCGCAGTGCCCAGACCCAAAAGCGCGGGG encodes:
- a CDS encoding tetratricopeptide repeat protein; translated protein: SPAAQIRLGQGMLDAGQPERAATAFRAALNTAPENGPALLGLGTAQLRADQVEGAARTLAIAAPKVRSSAAYNRLGTALILTGQPPEAEAAFRQALKLEPANLDTQSNIALAQALAGQPAAGAETARAVTTSPRSERRHYRNLMLILVLAGQEDAARAVHVPDDGEADRRAFIAEARNIRSIATPAGKARAIGLLAGG